The following proteins are encoded in a genomic region of Salvia miltiorrhiza cultivar Shanhuang (shh) unplaced genomic scaffold, IMPLAD_Smil_shh fragScaff_scaffold_19_1, whole genome shotgun sequence:
- the LOC131002768 gene encoding altered inheritance rate of mitochondria protein 25-like, with translation MDWTKVWGCVKDHSRCIRPLFRIVRDQKVILSVGKRFYSSQEQGRYPLERKTSWMCKLPCVLVDTVFVSKNTSLRCVHSMKNDPDLSRDFFVQLWLADKKETWPTAKRRHKVLKFDSSGETVIDGRTIPGLIQRMLSGALDEKSYGKMKSGLKQPPTSQSITGTLEPMSLEESKVAPLLARSNLLITRDIEWANLVLGFEQENRYAMVDVCYPQAPVGFIREQSNVIARQLLRLRRPFIAQITDGSGNELFRVRRPFWWITSSIYAEINGKEIGVVHRRWHLWRRIYDLYLGNKQFAVVENPGLWNWTFTLKDIDGNVLAEIDRDWRGFGFEIFTDAGQYVIRFGSSNSGVAPAAEVQELNVARSLTLSERAVAVALAVSLDNDYFSRHGGWGFPFMVVDD, from the exons ATGGACTGGACGAAGGTGTGGGGCTGTGTTAAGGACCACTCTAGGTGCATCAGACCACTATTTCGTATAGTGAGGGATCAGAAAGTAATTCTATCTGTTGGAAAGAGGTTCTATTCTTCACAGGAACAAGGACGATATCCTTTGGAAAGAAAGACATCATGGATGTGCAAGCTGCCATGTGTTCTAGTGGACACTGTGTTTGTGAGTAAAAATACATCACTGCGGTGCGTGCATAGCATGAAAAATGATCCGGACTTGAGTAGGGACTTTTTTGTACAACTCTGGCTTGCTGATAAAAAGGAGACATGGCCTACTGCCAAACGAAGGCATAAAGTTCTTAAATTCGATAGCAGTGGTGAAACAGTAATTGATGGCCGAACTATTCCGGGACTTATTCAGAGAATGCTTTCTGGTGCTTTAGATGAGAAGTCTTATGGCAAGATGAAGTCAGGTCTTAAGCAACCACCTACCAGCCAATCCATCACTGGTACATTAGAACCAATGTCTTTGGAAGAG TCCAAGGTTGCACCTCTTCTTGCAAGATCCAATCTACTGATTACCAGGGATATCGAATGGGCCAACTTGGTTCTTGGTTTTGAGCAG GAAAACCGATATGCAATGGTTGATGTCTGCTACCCTCAAGCA CCTGTAGGTTTCATACGCGAGCAGAGCAACGTGATTGCGAGACAG TTGCTTCGCTTAAGACGCCCTTTCATCGCACAGATTACTGATGGATCTGGCAACGAGCTCTTTAGG GTTCGAAGGCCCTTTTGGTGGATCACCAGTTCCATTTATGCAGAGATAAATGGGAAA GAAATTGGTGTTGTTCACAGAAGATGGCATCTCTGGAGGAGAATTTATGACTTGTACTTGGG GAATAAGCAATTTGCAGTTGTTGAGAACCCAGGCTTGTGGAACTGGACTTTCACTTTGAAGGACATTGATGGAAATGTATTGGCTGAGATAGACCGTGACTGGAGGGGTTTCGGATTTGAG ATTTTTACAGATGCTGGTCAGTATGTGATTCGATTTGGGAGCTCCAATTCTGGTGTTGCGCCGGCAGCAGAG GTGCAAGAGTTAAATGTAGCTCGTTCCTTGACTCTGTCTGAGAGAGCAGTAGCTGTTGCCCTAGCTGTTTCACTTGATAATGACTACTTCTCCAGACATGGAGGCTG GGGCTTTCCCTTTATGGTGGTCGATGATTGA